The following coding sequences are from one Parabacteroides pacaensis window:
- a CDS encoding glycoside hydrolase family 88 protein, whose protein sequence is MNPGKLTILFLVALITVALFPVTLPAKGKIKIAPILRQAANQYLYLKDQLKGTDRFPQTYDKHMQRLKTSNSEWWCSGFYPGTLFYLYQATGNKDLYNEGIRMLRLLEPQQYNTHTHDVGFMMYGSYGNANRIVPQPEYKAILINSARSLMTRFNSVVGCIKSHNRKPDDYVVIIDNMMNLELLFWATQVTGDSTFYHAAVKHADTTLKNHFRPDNSLYHGLNYNPRTGQIKHYQAGQGFSEKSAWARGQAWGLYGYTLLYRCTQDRKYLDQAVKIAEFILNHPHMPGDLIPYWDYNAPGIPDALRDASAAAINCSALLELSRYVPKAPAKKYFKAAEKILRTLSSPEYTAQPGTNGGFILKHSVGNMPSGTEIDVPLTYADYYYVEALCRYAELTGDAQKQ, encoded by the coding sequence ATGAACCCCGGAAAACTCACCATCCTGTTCCTTGTAGCGTTGATTACCGTTGCCCTGTTCCCTGTAACCCTCCCGGCCAAAGGGAAAATAAAAATCGCCCCCATCCTCAGGCAAGCCGCCAACCAATACCTCTATCTGAAAGACCAACTGAAAGGAACCGACCGCTTCCCCCAAACCTACGATAAGCACATGCAACGCCTGAAAACCAGCAACTCCGAATGGTGGTGCAGCGGCTTCTATCCCGGTACACTGTTCTATCTCTACCAAGCCACCGGAAACAAAGATCTCTATAACGAAGGCATACGCATGCTCCGGCTCTTGGAACCCCAACAATACAACACCCACACCCACGACGTCGGCTTTATGATGTATGGCAGCTACGGCAATGCCAACCGAATCGTCCCCCAACCCGAATACAAAGCCATCCTGATAAACAGCGCCCGTTCGCTGATGACCCGTTTCAACTCCGTGGTAGGCTGCATCAAATCACACAACCGCAAGCCGGACGATTACGTAGTCATTATCGATAACATGATGAACCTGGAACTCCTGTTCTGGGCTACACAAGTTACCGGCGACAGTACTTTCTACCACGCCGCCGTGAAACATGCCGATACAACACTGAAAAACCATTTCCGCCCGGACAACAGTTTATACCACGGACTGAACTATAATCCGCGTACCGGACAGATAAAACACTACCAGGCCGGACAAGGCTTCTCCGAGAAATCCGCCTGGGCACGCGGGCAAGCCTGGGGCTTGTATGGCTACACCCTTCTCTATCGTTGTACCCAAGATCGCAAATACCTGGACCAAGCTGTCAAGATTGCCGAATTCATCTTGAACCATCCCCACATGCCCGGCGATTTGATCCCTTATTGGGATTACAACGCCCCCGGCATACCGGACGCACTGCGGGATGCCTCGGCAGCCGCCATAAATTGTTCCGCTTTGCTGGAACTCTCCCGGTACGTACCCAAAGCCCCCGCTAAAAAATACTTTAAAGCAGCCGAGAAAATACTCCGCACCTTATCTTCCCCGGAATATACGGCGCAGCCCGGCACGAACGGAGGCTTCATCCTGAAACACTCGGTAGGCAACATGCCCTCCGGCACGGAAATAGACGTGCCCTTAACCTACGCCGATTACTATTACGTGGAAGCACTATGCCGATACGCCGAATTAACCGGAGATGCCCAAAAACAATAA
- a CDS encoding SDR family NAD(P)-dependent oxidoreductase — MKTALITGATDGIGLEFAKIFAGHSCNLVLVARNEERLLQIKQELSASGITVDVFPKDLSVQENAEAIYLSLKERGIAVDFLINNAGFGIDAPYLDIAWEKEKMMLELNMVTVAYFTKMFGRDMKARGFGRILNVASIAAFQPGPYMAGYCATKAFILSLSEAVNYELKGSGVHVTALCPGVTDTQFHAVAKTEEVGMSRHLPHASAQEVAAYGYKLLSEGKAMGVYGWLNRLLVFSNRLVPRKVSTFLSARLLKGDS, encoded by the coding sequence ATGAAAACAGCTTTAATTACCGGGGCAACGGATGGGATCGGCTTGGAGTTTGCCAAGATTTTTGCAGGTCATTCTTGCAATCTTGTCTTAGTAGCGCGAAACGAAGAACGGCTTCTTCAGATCAAGCAGGAATTATCGGCCAGCGGCATTACGGTAGACGTGTTTCCTAAAGATTTGAGTGTACAGGAGAATGCCGAAGCTATTTATCTTTCTTTAAAGGAAAGGGGGATTGCGGTGGATTTCCTGATTAATAACGCAGGTTTCGGAATCGATGCGCCTTATCTGGATATCGCTTGGGAGAAAGAGAAGATGATGTTGGAGCTCAACATGGTTACCGTGGCTTATTTTACTAAGATGTTCGGGCGGGATATGAAAGCACGGGGGTTCGGGCGGATTTTGAATGTGGCTTCTATTGCTGCTTTCCAGCCAGGACCTTATATGGCGGGGTATTGTGCAACGAAGGCTTTTATTTTAAGTCTTTCGGAAGCGGTAAATTATGAATTGAAAGGAAGCGGGGTGCATGTTACGGCTTTATGTCCCGGGGTAACGGATACTCAATTCCATGCGGTGGCGAAGACGGAAGAGGTAGGCATGTCGCGCCATCTTCCACATGCTTCGGCTCAGGAAGTGGCTGCTTACGGGTACAAGTTGCTTTCGGAAGGGAAAGCGATGGGGGTATATGGATGGCTAAACCGCTTGCTGGTGTTTTCCAACCGGTTAGTGCCGCGGAAAGTTTCTACGTTCCTTTCTGCCCGGTTGCTGAAAGGAGATTCATAA
- a CDS encoding helix-turn-helix domain-containing protein, translating to METEEKTTKTAEKSSASSKSHHGHAIKRLRRDKKLSQKQLGDLISMCQQNVSHYEEEEKISDELLARFAKGLDVSVDLIKELEDEKPLAYYIENNTFSNKDNSIASGNIGEIGSVTTTNQSDKALYTALEEMQKLYGKGMQLYENSIRLYDRLLQSTEEKIADLASKLSQGKS from the coding sequence ATGGAAACCGAAGAAAAGACAACAAAAACCGCAGAAAAGTCGTCGGCAAGTAGCAAGTCCCACCATGGCCATGCAATCAAAAGGTTACGCCGCGATAAAAAACTATCACAAAAGCAATTAGGTGATCTTATCAGTATGTGCCAGCAAAACGTATCTCATTATGAGGAAGAAGAAAAAATAAGTGATGAGTTACTGGCACGCTTCGCCAAAGGGCTGGACGTTTCTGTAGATCTCATTAAAGAGTTGGAGGATGAGAAACCGTTGGCATATTATATTGAGAATAACACGTTTTCAAATAAGGATAATAGTATTGCTAGTGGCAACATAGGTGAGATAGGAAGCGTAACCACCACTAATCAATCGGATAAAGCCTTATACACCGCCTTGGAAGAAATGCAAAAGCTTTACGGCAAAGGCATGCAACTATATGAAAACAGTATCCGGCTTTACGACCGGCTCCTTCAATCCACGGAAGAGAAAATAGCTGATCTTGCAAGCAAACTCTCTCAAGGAAAATCTTAA
- a CDS encoding Rpn family recombination-promoting nuclease/putative transposase, translated as MGRFVNPFTDYGWKLLFGEEASKSILIEFLNDLLEGERHVEDIKYLKTEELPENIYGRGVIFDILCESDTGEKFIVELQNKAQLFVKERFIYYMSRAISKQGIKGKGWNFSLYPVYGIFILNFTCPDLRPFLRSDAAYLYLDSHELFSDCSRMIFLQLPYFTKKEDECITNLDKWFYILTRMDTLERMPWKAQKAAFEKLMERAEIANFTPEEQASYEAQLDAYRVMNSAMARSKLDGKEEGIKEGMEKGIEKGIKQGIEKGSQLKAQEMARRLKELGVDLDVISQSSGLSREEIEKL; from the coding sequence ATGGGAAGATTTGTAAACCCTTTTACCGACTACGGCTGGAAACTCCTGTTCGGAGAAGAAGCCTCCAAAAGCATTTTAATAGAGTTCCTGAACGATCTGTTGGAAGGAGAACGGCATGTAGAGGATATAAAGTATCTTAAAACCGAAGAACTGCCGGAAAATATTTACGGCCGAGGTGTTATCTTTGACATACTTTGTGAAAGTGACACAGGCGAAAAGTTCATAGTAGAGCTCCAGAACAAAGCACAACTCTTTGTGAAGGAACGTTTCATCTACTACATGTCGCGGGCAATCTCGAAACAAGGCATAAAAGGCAAAGGTTGGAACTTCTCCCTTTACCCCGTTTACGGGATATTTATACTGAACTTCACCTGCCCCGATTTGAGGCCGTTCCTAAGGTCGGACGCAGCGTACCTTTACCTGGATAGCCACGAACTGTTCAGCGACTGCTCCCGGATGATCTTCTTGCAATTGCCTTATTTCACAAAGAAAGAAGACGAATGTATCACGAACCTAGACAAATGGTTTTATATATTAACGCGTATGGACACATTAGAAAGGATGCCCTGGAAGGCACAGAAAGCCGCTTTTGAAAAGCTGATGGAACGAGCCGAGATAGCGAACTTCACCCCCGAGGAACAAGCCAGCTATGAAGCCCAACTGGATGCGTACCGTGTGATGAACAGTGCTATGGCCCGAAGCAAACTGGACGGGAAAGAAGAAGGCATAAAAGAAGGAATGGAGAAAGGCATTGAAAAAGGTATAAAACAAGGCATTGAAAAAGGCTCTCAGTTAAAAGCACAAGAAATGGCCCGTCGTCTCAAAGAGCTGGGAGTAGACCTTGACGTTATCTCTCAAAGCTCCGGACTTTCCAGGGAAGAAATAGAAAAGTTATAA
- a CDS encoding TlpA family protein disulfide reductase — MNMRIQIILFPLLIFFLSACIKEDTEPSASKIETGSKLPYFTLTDSVGNRLSSDKFKGNTVLIVFFSTTCKDCQRDLPVMESVWKNLRSEDRFLLLPIARKQTAEEVKSYWEAQHFSMPYYLDSSGEIYSLFATKTIPRFYLANREGIVIWQEAEVLTRNAEKITAWVKEYLSSYNFSISSLESPEL; from the coding sequence ATGAATATGCGTATACAAATCATTCTTTTTCCGTTACTTATTTTCTTTCTGTCCGCTTGTATCAAAGAAGACACGGAACCATCTGCCAGCAAAATAGAAACAGGTAGCAAACTTCCTTATTTTACGCTTACCGATTCAGTAGGAAATCGATTATCCTCGGATAAATTCAAAGGGAATACAGTACTTATTGTTTTCTTTTCAACCACTTGTAAAGATTGCCAAAGAGATTTACCCGTTATGGAAAGTGTATGGAAGAATCTAAGAAGTGAAGATAGATTTCTTCTGCTGCCTATTGCCAGGAAACAGACAGCAGAAGAAGTAAAATCATATTGGGAAGCTCAGCACTTTTCAATGCCTTATTACCTGGATTCTTCCGGAGAAATCTACTCTCTTTTCGCTACGAAAACCATTCCCCGCTTTTATCTGGCAAATCGAGAAGGCATTGTGATTTGGCAAGAAGCAGAAGTTTTGACCAGGAATGCAGAAAAAATTACAGCCTGGGTAAAAGAGTATCTTTCTTCTTATAACTTTTCTATTTCTTCCCTGGAAAGTCCGGAGCTTTGA
- a CDS encoding GH92 family glycosyl hydrolase: protein MRNKSVLILALAFTLGLSSKTASATTHADSFDPVEYVNPLVGTQSSFELSTGNTYPAIALPWGMNFWMPQTGKMGDGWAYVYTANKIRGFKQTHQPSPWINDYGQFAIMPVTGQPEFDQDKRASWFSHKAEIAKPYYYRAYLAEHDVVTEITPTERAAMFRFTFPQTDSSYVVIDALDKGSYIKILPEQNKIIGYTTKNSGGVPANFKNYFVVIFDKPFTYEYTFADGSLKNEKEQQANHVGAVIGFKTGKGEKVHAKVASSFISFDQAELNLKELGNNSFDEVAAKGKQAWNQVLGKVQVEGGSLDQYRTFYSCMYRSLLFPRKFYEIDARGNVVHYSPYNGEVLPGYMYTDTGFWDTFRCLFPFVNLMFPSVGKQMQEGLINTYKESGFFPEWASPGHRGCMVGNNSASILVDAYMKGVKVDDLKTLYEGLIHGTENVHPKVSSTGRLGHEYYNKLGYVPYDVKINENAARTLEYAYDDWCIYQLAKDLKRPKKEIELFAKRAMNYKNLFDKESKLMRGRNQDGTFQSPFSPLKWGDAFTEGNSWHYTWSVFHDPQGLIDLMGGKQGFITMLDSVFSVPPIFDDSYYGGVIHEIREMQIMNMGNYAHGNQPIQHMIYMYNYAGEPWKAQYWLREVMNRMYTCQADGYCGDEDNGQTSAWYVFSALGFYPVCPGTDEYVMGAPLFKKATITFENGNKLVINAPENNDANRYIESMTFNGKNYTKNYVKHFDLLKGGVIDMKMSDTPNKNRGVNPEDFPYSFSVNEKKKR, encoded by the coding sequence ATGAGAAATAAAAGTGTTTTAATTCTGGCCTTAGCTTTTACTTTAGGCCTTTCTTCCAAGACTGCATCGGCTACTACGCATGCAGATAGTTTTGACCCGGTAGAATATGTGAATCCCTTGGTTGGTACACAATCGAGCTTCGAGCTATCTACCGGAAACACGTATCCCGCTATTGCCCTTCCTTGGGGAATGAACTTTTGGATGCCCCAAACCGGTAAAATGGGAGACGGTTGGGCGTATGTATATACCGCCAATAAAATCCGGGGATTCAAACAAACCCATCAACCTAGTCCGTGGATTAACGACTACGGGCAGTTTGCTATTATGCCGGTAACCGGGCAACCTGAATTCGACCAGGATAAGCGGGCCAGTTGGTTTTCCCATAAAGCGGAGATCGCTAAGCCGTATTATTATCGGGCTTATTTGGCAGAACATGATGTGGTGACGGAAATTACCCCGACAGAACGGGCTGCTATGTTCCGTTTTACTTTTCCCCAGACAGATAGTTCCTATGTAGTAATCGATGCGTTGGATAAAGGTTCCTACATAAAGATTTTACCGGAACAAAATAAGATAATCGGGTATACCACTAAAAATAGCGGCGGCGTTCCGGCTAATTTCAAGAATTACTTTGTAGTGATATTTGATAAGCCTTTTACATATGAATATACATTTGCCGACGGTTCTTTGAAAAATGAAAAAGAACAACAAGCTAATCACGTAGGTGCGGTAATCGGTTTTAAAACAGGCAAAGGAGAAAAAGTACATGCGAAAGTAGCCTCATCATTCATTAGCTTCGATCAGGCGGAACTGAATCTGAAAGAATTAGGAAACAATAGCTTCGACGAAGTAGCAGCCAAAGGCAAACAAGCATGGAACCAGGTGCTGGGTAAAGTTCAGGTAGAAGGAGGCTCGTTAGACCAATACCGCACATTCTATTCATGTATGTACCGTTCTTTATTGTTCCCCCGAAAATTTTATGAAATAGATGCCCGGGGAAACGTTGTCCACTATAGCCCTTATAATGGAGAAGTACTGCCGGGATATATGTACACTGATACAGGTTTCTGGGATACCTTCCGTTGTTTGTTTCCATTCGTAAACCTGATGTTCCCGTCTGTTGGCAAACAAATGCAGGAAGGTCTGATTAATACCTACAAAGAAAGCGGATTCTTCCCCGAATGGGCAAGTCCGGGACATAGAGGTTGTATGGTAGGTAACAATTCGGCTTCTATCCTGGTAGATGCTTATATGAAAGGAGTGAAAGTAGACGACCTTAAAACTTTATATGAAGGATTAATTCACGGAACTGAAAATGTACATCCGAAGGTTTCTTCCACCGGACGTTTAGGCCATGAATATTACAATAAACTGGGCTATGTTCCTTATGACGTAAAAATAAATGAAAATGCAGCCCGTACGTTGGAATATGCTTATGACGACTGGTGTATTTATCAATTGGCGAAAGATTTGAAACGCCCTAAGAAAGAAATTGAACTCTTTGCCAAGAGAGCCATGAATTATAAGAATTTGTTTGATAAGGAATCTAAACTCATGCGCGGACGTAATCAAGACGGAACCTTCCAATCTCCTTTTTCACCTTTGAAATGGGGAGACGCGTTTACCGAAGGAAACAGTTGGCATTATACGTGGTCGGTATTCCATGATCCTCAAGGATTAATCGATTTAATGGGAGGAAAGCAAGGATTTATTACCATGTTGGACTCCGTATTCAGTGTTCCCCCTATCTTTGACGATAGTTATTATGGAGGTGTGATTCATGAAATCCGTGAAATGCAAATCATGAATATGGGCAATTATGCGCATGGTAACCAACCTATCCAACACATGATTTATATGTATAATTATGCAGGTGAACCTTGGAAAGCCCAATATTGGTTGCGTGAAGTGATGAACCGTATGTATACTTGCCAGGCTGACGGCTACTGTGGGGATGAAGATAACGGACAAACCTCGGCATGGTACGTATTCTCCGCACTCGGATTTTATCCGGTTTGTCCCGGAACAGACGAATATGTAATGGGAGCTCCTTTATTTAAGAAAGCAACCATAACTTTCGAAAATGGAAACAAACTAGTCATCAATGCTCCGGAAAACAATGATGCCAATCGCTATATCGAATCGATGACATTCAACGGAAAGAACTACACGAAGAACTATGTCAAACATTTCGATCTGTTAAAAGGCGGTGTGATCGATATGAAGATGAGTGATACTCCCAATAAAAACCGGGGCGTAAATCCGGAAGATTTCCCTTATTCGTTTTCTGTAAATGAAAAAAAGAAAAGATAA
- a CDS encoding GH92 family glycosyl hydrolase, with product MKLLNSILIPGISLCLVSFAFSCTTPEKTQQVDYVSYVDPYIGSGGHGHVFVGASVPFGAVQLGPQNIHKGWDWCSGYHYSDSVLIGFSHTHLSGTGCTDLGDVLMMPFTGEIRTKRGEQNDIAGSCSSYYKHTDETVIPGYYAVKLKDGIKAELSATERVGIHRYTFPASKEPHVLINLKEGNGDHAYETYLKKVDEYTLEGYRFSNGWSPRHKVYFTMKCDKPVKELLVYNDDEAAGEGELTGQGVKGVIVFGNAPEGVILKVGISSVSCANALDNIRQELPHWDFDEVKQEARHKWNQELSCIHIDTKDERARKIFYTSLYHTCIAPTLYCDVNGEFRGHNDSVYTANNGTNYSTFSLWDTYRALHPLFTIIKTERVDDMVNSMLGIYDQQGRLPIWPLVGGETNQMPGYSAIPVIADAYLKGFRGFDADRAFAAVTSSATHPGQNGVPFVLEKEYIPCDKVGEATSIAMEYAVGDWGISQMAKKMGKTDEYKTYLKRGKYYTHYFDKDINFIRPKTDAGEWATPYDAFRSVHGGRGYFCEGNGWHYTFFVPQHPEGLIELFGGDQEFTTKLDSLFEVSGDMGAEASPDISGLIGMYAHGNEPSHHVVYLYPYAGQQWKTAEKVRFIQDQFYTDQPDGVIGNEDCGQMSAWHIISALGFYQVNPSNGMFVFGSPLFDKATVNLPQGKTFTVIAENNSKENIYIQSVRLNDQPYDKSYLLYEDIMKGGTLTFVMGNTPNKSFGTAPESRPHTTE from the coding sequence ATGAAATTACTTAATTCAATTTTGATACCAGGCATTTCCTTATGCCTGGTATCTTTTGCTTTTTCATGCACTACCCCGGAAAAAACTCAACAGGTAGATTATGTTTCGTATGTAGACCCTTATATCGGTTCCGGTGGTCACGGACATGTTTTTGTAGGAGCCAGTGTTCCTTTCGGCGCGGTGCAGTTGGGACCCCAAAATATTCATAAGGGCTGGGACTGGTGCTCCGGTTACCATTACTCCGATAGTGTGCTGATCGGTTTTTCCCATACCCACTTAAGCGGAACGGGTTGTACGGATCTGGGCGATGTTCTGATGATGCCTTTCACCGGTGAAATCCGTACAAAACGAGGCGAGCAAAATGATATTGCCGGTAGTTGTTCCTCTTATTATAAACACACGGATGAAACCGTAATACCGGGTTATTATGCCGTTAAATTAAAAGATGGTATTAAAGCGGAACTCTCTGCTACCGAACGGGTAGGTATTCACCGCTATACTTTTCCCGCAAGCAAAGAACCGCATGTCTTGATTAATTTGAAAGAGGGAAACGGTGACCATGCTTACGAAACCTACCTGAAAAAAGTAGACGAGTATACATTGGAAGGTTATCGTTTTTCAAACGGGTGGAGCCCACGGCATAAGGTATATTTTACCATGAAGTGCGATAAACCCGTCAAGGAATTATTAGTATATAATGATGACGAAGCTGCCGGGGAAGGAGAACTGACCGGCCAGGGAGTAAAAGGGGTGATTGTTTTTGGAAATGCCCCCGAAGGCGTGATTTTAAAAGTGGGTATTTCTTCCGTAAGTTGTGCTAATGCATTGGATAATATCCGCCAGGAACTACCTCATTGGGATTTTGATGAAGTAAAACAAGAAGCACGGCATAAATGGAATCAAGAATTGTCTTGTATCCATATCGATACAAAAGACGAACGTGCCCGGAAGATCTTTTACACCTCTTTATATCATACTTGCATTGCACCTACCCTTTATTGTGATGTGAACGGCGAATTTCGTGGACATAATGATTCGGTATATACGGCAAATAACGGGACAAACTATTCTACCTTTTCTTTATGGGATACCTACCGTGCCTTGCATCCGTTATTTACTATTATTAAAACGGAGCGGGTAGATGATATGGTTAATTCTATGCTCGGTATTTACGACCAGCAGGGACGCTTACCTATTTGGCCCTTGGTAGGAGGAGAAACCAACCAAATGCCCGGGTATAGTGCTATCCCGGTTATTGCGGATGCATACTTGAAGGGTTTCCGCGGGTTTGATGCGGATCGGGCATTTGCTGCAGTCACCTCGTCTGCTACCCATCCGGGGCAAAACGGAGTGCCTTTTGTACTGGAGAAAGAATATATCCCCTGTGATAAAGTAGGCGAAGCTACTTCTATTGCCATGGAATATGCAGTAGGTGATTGGGGTATTTCTCAAATGGCTAAGAAAATGGGGAAGACAGATGAATATAAAACCTACTTGAAAAGAGGAAAATATTATACACATTATTTTGATAAGGATATTAATTTCATCCGTCCTAAAACAGATGCCGGGGAATGGGCTACTCCTTACGATGCGTTCCGCTCCGTGCATGGGGGAAGAGGTTATTTTTGCGAAGGAAACGGATGGCATTACACTTTCTTTGTACCCCAACATCCGGAAGGACTTATTGAATTATTTGGCGGAGACCAGGAGTTTACCACAAAATTGGATTCCTTGTTTGAAGTGAGCGGCGACATGGGCGCAGAAGCTTCTCCCGATATTAGCGGGCTGATCGGAATGTATGCGCATGGAAACGAACCCAGTCACCATGTAGTATACCTTTATCCATATGCCGGTCAGCAATGGAAGACAGCTGAAAAAGTACGTTTTATCCAGGATCAGTTCTATACGGATCAACCGGACGGAGTTATCGGAAATGAAGATTGCGGGCAAATGTCGGCTTGGCATATTATTTCCGCTTTAGGATTTTATCAAGTGAACCCTTCAAACGGAATGTTTGTATTCGGAAGCCCTTTATTTGACAAAGCCACGGTAAATTTGCCCCAAGGAAAGACTTTTACTGTAATTGCCGAGAACAATTCGAAAGAAAACATCTATATACAATCTGTCCGTTTGAATGATCAACCTTATGATAAATCTTATCTTTTATATGAAGATATCATGAAAGGAGGCACGTTAACCTTTGTAATGGGTAATACGCCGAACAAATCTTTTGGTACGGCACCGGAAAGCAGGCCTCATACAACTGAATAA